A region of Paenibacillus thiaminolyticus DNA encodes the following proteins:
- a CDS encoding ABC transporter permease, which produces MNIVNRLTVRHMKHNKKRTLVTIIGVMISVAMVTAVSTLAFSYLDVMKRQTIADGGEWHVLYKDVNREQLEAIQNDDATKTVVLIRDRGYAPLAGGQNPSKPYLFIKEYNAQGLAEFPIELSKGRLPRTDNEVVISEAIATNAKVNCEIGNQLQLQVGERFTEGTDKPLNQWKALRVENDKVTETLQNVATREYTIVGIIKRPAWEPTWAPGYTAISYVDENLLGANDRVNAAVVLQKVNRSLFAHAEDLAKNNNIESVQYNHELLHYYGVAKTEAAQNTLFSLSAIIMAVIMIGSVSLIYNAFAISVSERSRHLGMLASVGATKRQKRNSVFFEGVIIGLISIPTGMICGLAGIGMTLWFINSMLQGALGITEKLTVIVTPLSLLIACVVSMLTIFISTYFPAIKASKISAIDAIRQTTDVKLAVKAVRTPMFIRRLFGIEAEIGLKNLKRNKRRYNAIVFSLAISIVLFLVVSFFTASLKESLVLSQDGVNYDLQVSYGNEKRIDDRLLQSIASLDDVEEYSVIHELYGEAWLEEAVIADQLKEMAKEDQSRLRDGKYPYFIRINALNDPNLKAYAKAVGADYNQLTDPTHVAAIVIDTIHYKDMETEKYVEAKAIYKKVGQSIDVISTRIDGDSVKEILVNKVKIAALTDQYPMGMVTEGLGRLNIIVSARIMDQFMYDKGKDVSHTYLYLQSSDPMKTQQKIEDMKEANLVVHNLYQYRKQNEQKILLMSVFSYGFIALISLISIANIFNTISTSISLRKREFAMLKSVGITPKGFNKMMNYESIFYGIKSLCYGLPSSFVVMYLIYRAMMNKFNYGFVFPWMSVMYVIAVVFIIVSSAMLYSSAKVKKENIIDAIKQESI; this is translated from the coding sequence ATGAATATCGTCAATAGACTCACCGTCAGACATATGAAGCACAACAAGAAACGAACGCTGGTGACTATCATCGGAGTCATGATTTCGGTGGCGATGGTGACGGCTGTGTCCACGCTTGCTTTTTCTTATTTGGATGTCATGAAAAGGCAAACCATCGCGGATGGAGGGGAATGGCATGTCCTATACAAGGATGTAAACAGGGAACAACTTGAAGCGATTCAAAATGATGATGCAACAAAAACCGTTGTGCTCATAAGAGATCGCGGCTACGCTCCTTTGGCGGGAGGTCAAAATCCAAGCAAGCCATATTTGTTCATCAAGGAGTATAATGCACAAGGTTTAGCGGAATTCCCGATTGAGTTGAGCAAAGGGCGTCTTCCGCGCACAGACAATGAAGTCGTGATTTCCGAGGCCATCGCAACGAACGCAAAGGTCAACTGTGAGATCGGCAATCAGCTCCAGCTCCAGGTTGGCGAACGGTTCACTGAAGGCACGGATAAGCCGCTGAATCAATGGAAAGCATTACGAGTGGAAAATGACAAGGTGACCGAGACCTTACAAAATGTCGCGACAAGGGAGTACACGATTGTCGGCATCATCAAGCGCCCTGCCTGGGAACCGACGTGGGCGCCGGGATATACGGCGATTAGCTATGTGGATGAGAACCTGCTGGGGGCGAATGATCGAGTCAATGCGGCGGTTGTCTTGCAGAAAGTCAATCGTTCCTTGTTCGCTCATGCGGAAGATTTGGCAAAGAACAACAACATCGAATCCGTCCAATATAATCACGAGTTGCTTCACTATTATGGCGTGGCCAAGACCGAAGCTGCGCAAAACACGTTGTTTTCCTTATCAGCCATTATTATGGCCGTCATTATGATCGGTTCGGTTTCGTTGATCTATAACGCGTTCGCGATTTCCGTCTCGGAGCGTTCCCGTCATTTAGGGATGCTTGCGAGCGTAGGGGCTACGAAGAGGCAGAAGAGAAATTCAGTGTTCTTTGAAGGTGTTATCATTGGGTTGATCAGTATTCCCACGGGAATGATATGCGGTCTTGCCGGGATTGGGATGACCTTGTGGTTCATCAATTCCATGCTTCAAGGGGCATTGGGGATTACGGAAAAATTAACGGTCATCGTCACGCCCCTGTCGCTCTTGATTGCCTGTGTCGTTTCGATGCTGACGATTTTCATTTCAACGTATTTCCCAGCCATAAAAGCGTCTAAGATCTCCGCCATTGATGCGATTCGCCAAACCACCGATGTGAAGCTTGCGGTTAAAGCCGTGAGGACGCCGATGTTCATTCGCCGGCTCTTCGGAATCGAAGCAGAGATAGGATTGAAAAACTTAAAAAGAAACAAGCGAAGGTACAACGCGATTGTATTTTCACTCGCGATTAGTATCGTTCTGTTTCTTGTCGTCTCCTTTTTCACCGCCAGCTTGAAAGAATCGTTGGTACTCTCCCAGGATGGCGTCAATTATGATCTTCAAGTGTCGTACGGCAATGAAAAAAGAATAGACGATCGGTTGCTTCAATCCATTGCATCCCTTGATGATGTAGAGGAATACAGCGTCATTCACGAGTTATACGGGGAGGCTTGGTTGGAAGAAGCAGTAATCGCTGATCAATTGAAAGAGATGGCAAAGGAGGATCAAAGCAGGCTTAGGGATGGAAAATACCCTTACTTTATTCGGATAAATGCATTAAATGATCCTAACCTGAAGGCTTATGCTAAAGCAGTTGGTGCAGATTACAACCAGCTAACGGACCCAACACATGTAGCGGCGATTGTAATCGATACGATTCACTATAAAGATATGGAAACTGAAAAATACGTCGAAGCGAAGGCCATTTATAAGAAAGTTGGCCAAAGTATCGATGTAATCTCTACACGTATAGATGGGGACTCAGTAAAAGAAATACTTGTAAACAAAGTGAAAATAGCTGCACTGACCGATCAATATCCGATGGGGATGGTTACAGAAGGGTTAGGCAGATTAAATATTATCGTGTCAGCGCGAATCATGGATCAGTTTATGTACGATAAGGGGAAGGATGTGAGTCACACCTATCTCTACCTGCAAAGCTCGGATCCAATGAAAACGCAACAGAAAATTGAAGATATGAAAGAGGCGAATTTGGTTGTTCACAATCTGTATCAATATCGAAAACAGAACGAACAGAAGATTCTGTTGATGTCCGTATTTTCTTACGGCTTTATCGCATTAATTTCATTGATTTCGATTGCGAATATTTTTAACACGATCTCCACGAGCATCTCTTTGCGCAAGCGGGAATTTGCGATGCTGAAATCGGTTGGAATTACTCCTAAGGGCTTTAACAAAATGATGAACTATGAAAGCATCTTTTATGGAATCAAGTCGCTGTGTTACGGGCTTCCTAGCAGCTTCGTCGTGATGTACTTGATCTACAGAGCGATGATGAACAAATTTAACTATGGATTTGTATTTCCATGGATGAGTGTTATGTATGTTATCGCTGTCGTATTTATCATTGTTAGTTCAGCGATGCTCTACTCCAGCGCCAAAGTAAAAAAGGAGAACATTATTGATGCAATAAAGCAGGAAAGTATATAG
- a CDS encoding LytTR family DNA-binding domain-containing protein, whose protein sequence is MKISIEEINILEDEEIIIRCHEVNEEILSLVRRMKVKSKVLMGFHEDAIHQIKLSDVYYFEAVDNKVFMYCRDKVFEAKQKLYELEQLCEGRKFFRASKSSIINIAKISYIKPSLSGRFEARMDNGETVMVSRQYVPILKTMLGL, encoded by the coding sequence ATGAAAATATCAATCGAAGAAATCAATATCCTAGAGGACGAAGAAATCATCATACGATGTCATGAGGTCAATGAGGAAATTTTGAGCCTTGTGCGCCGGATGAAAGTGAAAAGCAAGGTGCTAATGGGCTTTCATGAAGATGCGATTCACCAAATCAAGCTTAGCGATGTGTACTATTTTGAAGCGGTGGATAACAAGGTGTTTATGTATTGCCGGGATAAGGTCTTTGAAGCGAAACAGAAGCTATACGAGCTCGAACAGTTATGTGAGGGACGGAAATTTTTCCGCGCATCGAAATCCAGCATCATCAATATCGCCAAAATTTCGTACATCAAACCGTCACTTAGCGGGAGGTTCGAGGCAAGAATGGATAATGGGGAAACGGTTATGGTGTCGCGTCAATATGTACCGATTCTTAAAACGATGCTTGGACTATAG
- a CDS encoding DUF3021 family protein, with the protein MNFSEILKRLARDYLLIFAGIVICVSLFNHIYAVMNALDASEFSLGLRHIYAIMMCALVGVLPSLIFYFPSTISEKGMRMRILIHFIIVEAVLLIFTNRMGWVTGTAGATILALQVAIIYMLVCLLGWNNDRQVAREINEQLMKLKKADEQ; encoded by the coding sequence ATGAATTTTTCAGAGATTCTAAAAAGACTGGCAAGAGATTACTTGCTTATTTTTGCAGGAATTGTTATTTGTGTCTCTCTGTTTAATCACATATATGCCGTGATGAACGCTCTGGATGCTTCGGAGTTCTCACTCGGTCTCCGTCATATATACGCAATCATGATGTGTGCATTGGTGGGCGTATTGCCAAGTCTTATCTTCTATTTTCCCTCCACAATCAGTGAAAAGGGAATGCGTATGCGAATCCTGATCCATTTTATTATCGTGGAAGCCGTGCTGCTTATTTTCACGAATAGGATGGGCTGGGTTACGGGAACAGCCGGAGCAACGATACTTGCATTACAAGTTGCCATCATATACATGCTGGTCTGTTTGCTTGGATGGAACAATGACCGCCAAGTCGCTAGGGAAATCAATGAGCAACTAATGAAGCTTAAAAAAGCAGATGAACAGTAA
- a CDS encoding alpha/beta hydrolase family protein codes for MGILLLVIAAVFEAALAVYCIWTKSNQNKVRGMMRIGALALFVMFTLASVIEWSFRWVGIGLLLLVWAVLGVRTLIRSKEERQQYRCGRIVRNAVVMLVLVVIAVTPALVFPQYALPQVTGEYQVARVSYTYMDKNRMEQFTATGENRVVNVGFWYPDNADGTYPLVVFSHGAYGINESNASTYMELASHGYVVCSIDHPYHSFYTASVDGTVALVNSEYMQEVNNSNKGVYTVEETYGLIQKWMKLRTDDMNFVIDTILEKAKTGSENVYQLVNTEKIGVFGHSMGGAASVWLGREREDIGAVVNIDAPLFSELVYNRETDDFAASGQPYTTPLLNMYSDSVWVQLNSNSTYAANKAIDEHGKVYTVHFQGAKHMSLTDLALFSPMLANMLQGGRAEIDVYYGIETMNRIILEFFDCYLKGKGSFTSAGTY; via the coding sequence ATGGGGATCCTTCTCTTGGTTATTGCAGCCGTTTTTGAGGCAGCATTGGCTGTATATTGCATTTGGACAAAGTCGAATCAGAACAAAGTCAGAGGCATGATGAGAATCGGGGCGTTGGCCTTATTCGTTATGTTCACGCTGGCTTCGGTCATTGAGTGGAGCTTCCGCTGGGTGGGAATTGGCCTGCTGCTGCTTGTCTGGGCGGTGCTTGGAGTGAGAACGCTGATACGCAGCAAGGAGGAGCGGCAGCAATACAGATGCGGCCGCATTGTCAGAAATGCTGTCGTTATGCTTGTGCTTGTCGTAATAGCTGTAACTCCCGCCCTCGTATTCCCGCAGTATGCATTGCCGCAAGTTACGGGGGAGTATCAAGTCGCACGCGTATCTTACACCTATATGGACAAAAACCGCATGGAACAGTTTACCGCCACGGGAGAAAACCGAGTCGTCAATGTTGGGTTTTGGTATCCCGACAATGCAGACGGAACCTACCCGCTTGTGGTATTCTCGCATGGAGCCTACGGCATCAATGAAAGCAACGCCTCTACCTATATGGAGCTTGCAAGCCACGGCTATGTGGTGTGTTCGATTGATCATCCTTATCATTCCTTTTATACGGCATCGGTCGACGGAACAGTCGCACTCGTCAATTCGGAATATATGCAGGAAGTCAACAATTCCAACAAGGGCGTGTACACGGTTGAGGAAACCTACGGGCTTATTCAAAAATGGATGAAGCTGCGCACGGATGATATGAACTTTGTGATCGATACGATTCTGGAAAAAGCCAAAACTGGCAGTGAGAACGTGTATCAATTGGTGAATACCGAAAAAATAGGTGTATTCGGCCACTCCATGGGCGGTGCAGCGAGTGTGTGGCTCGGCAGGGAGCGGGAGGATATAGGCGCCGTTGTAAATATTGACGCCCCGCTGTTCAGCGAGCTTGTCTACAATCGAGAGACCGACGATTTTGCGGCAAGCGGCCAACCTTATACGACCCCGCTTCTTAATATGTATTCTGATAGTGTCTGGGTGCAGCTCAATAGCAATTCGACGTATGCGGCGAACAAAGCAATTGATGAACATGGCAAAGTTTATACCGTTCATTTTCAAGGCGCGAAGCATATGAGTCTTACCGATCTGGCACTCTTTTCACCGATGCTTGCCAATATGCTGCAGGGCGGCAGGGCAGAAATTGATGTCTACTACGGTATTGAGACGATGAACCGAATCATACTGGAGTTTTTCGATTGCTATCTCAAGGGGAAGGGCAGCTTCACTTCTGCGGGGACCTATTAA